A single region of the Bacteroides luhongzhouii genome encodes:
- a CDS encoding Dabb family protein, whose protein sequence is MVKHIVLFKLKDEVPAEEKLVVMTKFKEAIEALPAKISVIRKVEVGLNMNPGETWNIALYSEFDTLEDVKYYATHPDHVAAGKILAETKESRACVDYEL, encoded by the coding sequence ATGGTAAAACACATTGTATTATTTAAGTTAAAAGACGAAGTTCCTGCTGAAGAGAAACTGGTAGTCATGACTAAATTCAAGGAAGCGATAGAAGCTCTTCCTGCTAAAATTTCTGTCATTCGCAAAGTGGAAGTCGGATTGAATATGAATCCTGGTGAAACATGGAATATTGCGCTTTACAGTGAGTTTGATACACTAGAAGATGTGAAATACTACGCAACACATCCCGACCATGTAGCTGCCGGCAAGATTCTGGCTGAAACGAAGGAAAGTCGTGCATGTGTAGACTATGAATTATAA
- a CDS encoding protein-disulfide reductase DsbD family protein, protein MRKIISFLLLSFVVYALQAQIKDPVKFKTELTSLSDTEAEVVFTAAIDNGWHVYSTDLGDGGPISATFNVDNKSGVELVGKLKPVGKEVSTFDKLFEMKVRYFENTAKFVQKVKFTGGAYEIEGYLEYGACDDESCLPPTQVPFKFSGVAKAGNAAAAKTEQPKQKVAEKEAATPVVAKDSSAMMELVPATTTEAVTDIQPAVASSELWKPVISDLQALGEEHGQEDMSWIYIFITGFLGGLLALFTPCVWPIIPMTVSFFLKRSKDKKKGIRDAWTYGASIVVIYVALGLAITLIFGASALNALSTNAIFNILFFLMLVIFAASFFGAFEIRLPSKWGNAVDSKAESTTGLLSIFLMAFTLSLVSFSCTGPIIGFLLVQVSTTGSVVAPAIGMLGFAIALALPFTLFALFPSWLKSMPKSGGWMNVIKVTLGFLELAFALKFLSVADLAYGWRLLDRETFLALWIVIFALLGFYLLGKIKFPHDDDDNKVGVTRFFMALISFAFAVYMVPGLWGAPLKAVSAFAPPMQTQDFNLYKNEVHAKFDDYDLGMEYARLNGKPVMLDFTGYGCVNCRKMEAAVWTDPKVSDLINNDYVLITLYVDNKTPLTEPVKIIENGTERTLRTVGDKWSYLQRVKFGANAQPFYVLLDNQGKPLNKSYAYNEDIPKYIEFLQTGLENYKKEKN, encoded by the coding sequence ATGAGAAAAATAATCTCTTTCCTGCTTTTAAGCTTTGTTGTATATGCATTGCAAGCGCAGATCAAAGATCCGGTAAAGTTTAAAACAGAGCTGACCTCTCTCTCCGATACGGAGGCAGAGGTGGTGTTTACAGCTGCCATTGATAATGGTTGGCATGTTTATTCTACCGACCTGGGAGATGGCGGTCCTATTTCTGCAACATTTAATGTTGATAATAAATCGGGTGTCGAGCTTGTTGGTAAACTGAAGCCTGTGGGCAAAGAAGTATCTACTTTCGATAAATTGTTCGAAATGAAGGTACGTTATTTCGAGAATACAGCAAAGTTTGTGCAGAAAGTGAAATTTACGGGTGGAGCTTACGAGATAGAAGGTTATCTGGAATATGGAGCTTGTGATGACGAGAGTTGTCTGCCTCCTACTCAAGTGCCATTCAAGTTTTCGGGAGTAGCGAAAGCCGGAAATGCTGCCGCAGCGAAAACAGAACAACCGAAGCAAAAGGTAGCGGAAAAAGAAGCTGCGACTCCTGTTGTCGCGAAAGACTCTTCTGCTATGATGGAGTTGGTTCCTGCAACTACAACGGAAGCTGTCACGGATATTCAGCCGGCAGTTGCTTCCAGTGAACTTTGGAAACCCGTTATCAGTGATCTGCAAGCATTAGGAGAAGAGCACGGTCAGGAGGATATGTCCTGGATATATATATTCATTACAGGGTTCCTTGGAGGGTTATTGGCTTTGTTCACTCCTTGTGTGTGGCCGATTATTCCGATGACAGTCAGCTTTTTTCTGAAACGTAGTAAAGACAAAAAGAAAGGAATTCGTGATGCGTGGACGTATGGTGCATCTATCGTCGTGATTTATGTAGCATTAGGTTTGGCCATCACGTTGATTTTCGGTGCCAGCGCATTAAACGCTTTGTCTACTAATGCTATTTTCAACATTCTCTTCTTCCTGATGCTGGTGATTTTTGCCGCTTCATTCTTTGGAGCGTTTGAAATCAGACTACCTTCGAAGTGGGGAAACGCAGTAGATAGCAAAGCGGAATCTACGACTGGATTACTGAGTATTTTCCTGATGGCTTTCACGCTTTCACTGGTATCTTTCTCTTGTACGGGGCCGATTATCGGGTTCCTGCTGGTACAGGTATCTACCACAGGAAGTGTGGTTGCTCCGGCAATCGGTATGTTGGGATTTGCCATTGCTTTGGCATTGCCATTTACACTTTTCGCCCTGTTCCCGTCTTGGCTGAAATCTATGCCAAAGTCCGGCGGATGGATGAATGTAATCAAAGTAACGCTGGGTTTCCTCGAATTGGCGTTTGCGCTTAAATTCTTGTCGGTAGCTGATTTGGCTTACGGTTGGAGACTGCTTGACCGCGAAACATTCCTGGCTCTGTGGATTGTAATCTTTGCTTTGCTTGGATTCTATCTGTTGGGTAAGATCAAGTTTCCGCATGATGACGATGATAATAAGGTGGGAGTCACCCGCTTCTTTATGGCATTAATTTCTTTTGCGTTCGCCGTATATATGGTTCCCGGTTTGTGGGGAGCACCATTAAAGGCCGTATCTGCATTTGCTCCACCTATGCAGACGCAAGACTTCAATTTGTATAAGAATGAGGTACATGCGAAATTCGATGATTATGATTTAGGAATGGAATATGCCCGTCTGAACGGAAAGCCCGTCATGCTCGATTTTACCGGATATGGTTGCGTAAACTGTCGTAAGATGGAAGCAGCAGTGTGGACTGATCCGAAAGTGAGTGATTTGATTAATAACGATTACGTACTGATTACTCTCTATGTGGATAATAAGACTCCGTTGACAGAACCCGTAAAGATAATCGAGAATGGAACAGAACGTACTTTGCGTACTGTCGGCGATAAATGGAGCTATCTGCAACGTGTGAAATTCGGAGCCAACGCCCAGCCTTTCTATGTATTGCTGGACAATCAGGGCAAGCCGTTGAATAAGTCGTATGCTTATAATGAAGATATTCCTAAGTATATCGAATTCTTGCAGACCGGCTTGGAGAATTATAAGAAAGAGAAAAATTAA
- a CDS encoding RNA polymerase sigma-70 factor: MYATDTLVNERELVLRLIDGDEEAFCELYAAYKNRLLYFALKFVKSREFAEDIFQDAFTVVWQTRRFINPEASFSSYLYTIVRNRILNQLRDMANEDQLKEQILSQAIDSTNETNNHILLNDLKEIIDRALEQLTPRQREVFKMSRELQMSHKEIAEALGVSVHTVQEHISVSLKVIRSYLTKYSSTSADILLILFCLNL; the protein is encoded by the coding sequence ATGTACGCAACAGACACTCTTGTAAATGAACGGGAATTGGTTCTCCGTCTGATAGACGGAGATGAAGAGGCCTTTTGCGAACTTTATGCCGCTTACAAGAATCGTTTGCTCTACTTCGCCCTGAAGTTCGTCAAATCGCGTGAATTTGCTGAAGATATTTTTCAGGATGCATTTACGGTAGTCTGGCAAACTCGTCGTTTCATCAATCCCGAAGCCTCTTTTTCTTCCTACCTTTATACCATCGTACGTAATCGTATTCTGAATCAGTTGCGTGACATGGCTAATGAAGATCAGCTGAAAGAACAGATTCTTTCTCAAGCGATCGATTCAACTAACGAAACCAATAACCATATTTTGCTCAATGATTTGAAAGAGATTATTGACCGTGCATTGGAACAATTGACACCCCGTCAACGGGAAGTGTTCAAAATGAGCCGTGAGCTACAGATGTCTCATAAAGAAATAGCCGAAGCATTGGGTGTCTCTGTTCATACTGTACAGGAGCATATTTCAGTCTCTCTGAAAGTGATTCGCTCTTATCTGACTAAATATTCAAGTACATCGGCTGATATACTTTTGATTCTATTTTGTTTGAATTTATAA
- a CDS encoding FecR family protein has product MMKDTKTEKDKLHRYLDDFYTREEASQFLQSIKDTENQDLLDELAAEVWEESGNLQPATDLEREKYKREARQLLKRIEHKKRTWFRRVSVVAVSTAAVIVIIIGSVNFFRYMNELQVTLAEVTTSFGEKRQVTLPDGTLLVLNSCSQVRYPDRFVGDSREIELEGEGYFRVARNEKMPFIVKTKRLDVQVLGTRFDVKSYSTDEIVSVSVESGKVQVDLPEAMMRLIAKEQVLINTVSGEYSKKTEDRGVAVWMKGGLRFYSTPIRDVAKELERVYNCRITFAPGQDFNNLITGEHDNKSLEAVLKSIEFISGDIKYKKEGINVLLYKE; this is encoded by the coding sequence GTGATGAAAGATACTAAAACAGAAAAAGATAAATTGCATCGTTACTTGGATGATTTTTATACCCGGGAAGAGGCTTCGCAATTTTTGCAAAGTATAAAAGATACAGAAAACCAAGATTTATTGGATGAACTGGCAGCAGAGGTTTGGGAAGAATCCGGAAACTTGCAGCCAGCTACTGATTTGGAACGGGAAAAATATAAGAGAGAGGCACGTCAATTATTGAAACGTATTGAACACAAAAAACGTACCTGGTTCCGCCGGGTGTCTGTGGTGGCGGTTAGTACGGCGGCTGTCATAGTCATTATAATAGGGAGTGTCAACTTTTTTCGGTATATGAATGAACTGCAAGTCACACTTGCCGAAGTTACCACTTCTTTTGGTGAGAAAAGACAAGTGACTTTGCCGGATGGAACTCTTTTGGTATTGAATTCTTGTTCTCAAGTGCGTTATCCGGATCGTTTTGTGGGAGATAGCCGTGAAATAGAACTTGAAGGTGAGGGATATTTCCGTGTTGCTCGTAATGAAAAGATGCCATTTATTGTAAAGACGAAGCGGCTGGATGTTCAGGTGTTAGGTACCCGGTTTGACGTTAAATCTTATTCAACGGATGAAATTGTATCTGTGAGTGTGGAGAGTGGTAAGGTGCAGGTTGATTTGCCGGAAGCGATGATGAGGCTGATTGCAAAAGAACAGGTGCTTATCAATACAGTTTCCGGAGAATATAGCAAGAAAACAGAAGATAGGGGAGTGGCCGTCTGGATGAAAGGAGGTTTACGTTTCTACAGTACACCGATTCGGGATGTGGCAAAAGAACTGGAACGTGTATATAATTGCCGGATTACTTTTGCTCCCGGTCAGGATTTCAACAACTTGATTACCGGTGAGCACGATAATAAGAGTCTGGAGGCCGTGCTTAAATCCATCGAATTTATCAGCGGTGATATCAAATATAAGAAAGAAGGCATTAATGTCCTTCTTTATAAAGAATGA
- a CDS encoding TonB-dependent receptor, giving the protein MNNLLICKGISKNSYSFLAFLLFTFILIVPAAAQTLKEHDITLRVQNEPVESVFNKISKQTNFKFLYDQETVNKAPRVSFDIKNASLKQILGEITTQAKLYFNRTDHTIAVSKQPLKKEETAQRTRTIQGIVADDKGEPVIGASVQIKGEGSGTITDIDGRYSIMNVPESATLTISYIGYKTVNIPAKDKNTAKITLVEDSKMIDEVVVVGYGVQRKSDVSTSISSVKAEQIAEVSASDFRQALAGKMPGVQVTQPSGDPEGSVSIRVRGISTVNAGSDPLYIIDGVPVERGFANLNNNDVESVEVLKDASSAAIYGSRGSNGVIIITTKQGQSEKMKVQYDGYYGIQSVSKKLSMMNAYQFAEFAKDGHDNAYLDANPGGSPDDPNGMRPNSWERIPTELFPYLNGDKGLTDTDWQDAIFRTAATTSHNLSISGRGKTVGYFISANYYDKEGIIINSDFKKYSMRMNLDGKYKRLKFGLNFSPSYSTSNRVDASGSNGIVQSALMMPPVWPVYNADGSYNYQGNGYWRIGNDYQHNAVLNPVAMANLQSDVVDRMAIVGKVFAELELYKGLTYNISFGGDYYGSHNDQYRSSELPLLGQKYYDVKSNPTAYSSSGFYFNWLVENKINYNTTIKDAHSINVVLVQSAQKETYKGDNVTATDFPNDYIQTISGGTVTKGSSDKTQWTIASYLARIQYSYKGKYMASAAIRADGSSRFGKNNRWGYFPSASFAWRISGEDFFTKAKFLSFVDDLKLRASYGVTGNFQIGNYDHLSLMASDNYILGTGNGQLVNGYKPSTIKNEDLSWEKNAMVNVGIDLQMFKGLLGLTVDYYNTNTSNMLLNVPVPHLTGYSTALMNIGKVNNRGWEIALTSQKNITKDFGYSFNANYATNTNEVKALGPGNAPIISTGSVDHAYYITKVGEPIGCYYLLVQDGIFSNEEELKKYPHFSNTKPGDFRFVDVDGDGVMDLDKDRTIVGNYMPDFTYGFGGKVWFKGFDLDFNFQGVYGNEILNLNRRYIDNLEGNTNGTTIALNRWKSPEDPGNGQVNRANRKSKGYNGRTSTWHLEDGSYLRLQNVTLGYTLPKNLTQRFFVEKLRVYVSGQNLWTSTNYSGYNPEVNARPTNSLSPGEDYGTYPLAKTFLFGLNITL; this is encoded by the coding sequence ATGAATAATCTTCTTATTTGTAAAGGGATAAGTAAAAATAGCTATTCGTTTTTAGCTTTTTTACTATTCACCTTCATTTTAATTGTTCCGGCTGCTGCCCAAACATTGAAAGAGCATGATATAACGCTTCGCGTGCAAAATGAGCCGGTAGAAAGTGTTTTCAATAAAATCAGCAAACAGACTAATTTTAAATTTCTCTATGACCAGGAGACAGTGAACAAAGCTCCGAGAGTTTCTTTCGACATTAAAAATGCTTCATTAAAACAGATTCTGGGGGAGATAACTACCCAGGCCAAACTTTATTTCAATAGGACTGATCATACAATTGCTGTCAGCAAACAGCCGCTTAAAAAGGAAGAAACAGCTCAACGTACACGCACTATCCAAGGAATTGTTGCAGATGATAAAGGAGAACCGGTGATTGGTGCCAGTGTTCAGATTAAAGGGGAAGGCAGTGGTACCATTACCGATATTGACGGGCGTTATTCAATCATGAATGTACCGGAATCTGCCACACTGACTATTTCTTATATCGGATATAAAACAGTGAATATCCCTGCAAAAGATAAGAATACGGCAAAAATCACGTTGGTGGAAGATAGTAAGATGATCGATGAAGTAGTCGTGGTAGGCTATGGCGTTCAGAGAAAAAGCGATGTTTCTACTTCTATTTCTTCCGTGAAAGCCGAACAAATAGCAGAAGTTTCCGCTTCCGATTTTCGTCAGGCGTTGGCAGGAAAAATGCCGGGAGTACAGGTGACGCAGCCTAGTGGTGATCCGGAAGGAAGCGTAAGTATCCGTGTTCGTGGTATCAGCACAGTGAATGCAGGTAGTGATCCTCTCTATATTATCGATGGTGTACCGGTGGAACGTGGGTTTGCTAATTTGAATAATAATGATGTTGAATCTGTAGAAGTTTTGAAAGATGCTTCTTCGGCAGCTATTTATGGTAGTCGTGGATCGAATGGTGTAATTATTATTACGACCAAACAAGGGCAGTCGGAGAAGATGAAAGTGCAGTATGATGGATATTATGGTATCCAGAGTGTTTCGAAGAAACTTTCAATGATGAATGCATATCAGTTTGCCGAATTTGCAAAAGATGGGCATGATAACGCCTATCTGGATGCCAATCCCGGTGGATCACCGGATGATCCGAATGGAATGCGTCCTAACTCATGGGAACGTATCCCCACCGAACTTTTTCCTTATCTGAATGGGGACAAGGGACTGACCGATACGGATTGGCAAGATGCTATTTTTCGTACTGCGGCTACTACCAGCCACAATCTTTCTATTTCCGGCAGAGGAAAAACAGTTGGTTATTTTATTTCAGCCAACTATTATGATAAAGAAGGTATTATCATTAATTCCGATTTTAAGAAATATAGTATGCGTATGAATTTGGACGGGAAATATAAAAGGCTGAAATTTGGTCTGAATTTTTCTCCTTCTTATTCTACTTCCAACCGGGTAGATGCTTCCGGGTCCAATGGTATTGTGCAATCGGCCTTGATGATGCCTCCGGTATGGCCGGTGTATAATGCGGACGGAAGTTATAATTATCAGGGAAACGGATATTGGAGAATTGGAAATGACTATCAGCACAATGCCGTATTAAATCCGGTAGCCATGGCAAACCTGCAATCGGATGTTGTAGACCGTATGGCTATTGTAGGAAAAGTCTTTGCGGAATTGGAGTTATATAAAGGACTAACCTATAACATTTCTTTTGGTGGTGATTATTATGGTTCGCATAACGATCAATACCGTTCATCGGAACTTCCGTTATTGGGACAGAAATATTATGATGTGAAGTCGAATCCTACTGCATACAGTTCATCCGGTTTTTACTTCAACTGGTTGGTTGAGAATAAAATCAATTATAATACGACAATCAAAGATGCTCATTCTATCAATGTCGTTTTAGTGCAATCGGCTCAAAAAGAAACATATAAAGGGGATAATGTGACGGCTACCGATTTCCCGAATGACTACATACAAACAATTTCCGGAGGTACGGTAACGAAAGGTTCATCTGATAAAACACAGTGGACAATTGCTTCTTATCTGGCGCGTATACAGTATAGTTATAAAGGTAAGTATATGGCTTCTGCAGCGATCCGTGCGGACGGTTCTTCCCGTTTCGGAAAAAACAACCGCTGGGGATATTTCCCTTCTGCTTCTTTTGCGTGGAGAATAAGTGGAGAAGACTTTTTCACGAAAGCAAAATTTCTGTCGTTTGTCGATGACTTGAAGCTTAGAGCCAGTTATGGAGTTACCGGCAATTTCCAGATTGGTAATTATGACCACCTGTCTCTGATGGCTTCCGATAACTATATACTCGGTACAGGTAATGGCCAGTTGGTGAATGGATATAAGCCTAGTACCATAAAGAATGAGGATTTGAGTTGGGAAAAGAATGCGATGGTGAATGTGGGTATCGACTTACAAATGTTCAAAGGATTGTTGGGGCTGACTGTGGATTATTATAATACCAACACTTCTAATATGTTGTTGAACGTACCTGTTCCTCATCTGACCGGATATAGCACTGCATTGATGAATATCGGTAAAGTAAACAATCGGGGATGGGAAATCGCATTGACCTCACAGAAGAATATAACGAAAGATTTCGGTTATTCATTCAATGCCAATTATGCTACGAATACAAATGAAGTAAAAGCACTGGGGCCGGGTAATGCTCCTATCATATCTACCGGTAGTGTAGATCATGCGTATTACATAACGAAAGTTGGTGAACCTATCGGTTGTTATTATCTGTTGGTGCAGGATGGCATTTTCTCCAATGAAGAAGAATTGAAGAAGTATCCTCATTTCAGCAATACCAAACCTGGAGATTTCCGGTTTGTGGATGTAGATGGAGACGGTGTAATGGACTTGGATAAAGACCGTACGATAGTAGGTAACTATATGCCTGATTTCACCTATGGATTCGGTGGAAAAGTATGGTTTAAGGGATTTGATCTTGATTTTAATTTCCAGGGAGTATATGGTAATGAGATTCTGAACTTGAATCGCCGATACATTGATAATCTGGAAGGCAATACCAATGGTACTACCATCGCCTTGAATCGTTGGAAGAGTCCGGAAGATCCGGGAAACGGTCAGGTGAATCGTGCCAATCGTAAATCAAAAGGTTATAATGGACGTACGTCAACCTGGCATTTGGAAGATGGTTCTTATCTACGGTTGCAGAATGTGACACTGGGATATACTTTGCCGAAGAATCTGACCCAGCGCTTTTTTGTAGAAAAGTTGAGAGTATACGTTTCCGGACAAAATCTCTGGACTTCAACTAATTATAGCGGATATAATCCGGAAGTGAATGCCCGGCCGACTAATTCTCTTTCACCGGGTGAGGACTATGGAACTTATCCATTGGCTAAAACATTCTTATTCGGATTGAATATAACTCTTTAA
- a CDS encoding RagB/SusD family nutrient uptake outer membrane protein, translated as MKKYKLILFLSAAFLSVACTDSFFDLEPSSSVPTDKVYKTADDFNVAVMGCYSKLQTQVSYFTECCEYRSDNLTLSAPTAGTQDRYDIDQFADKASNGILEDAWANFNNGVYRCNLILDRIDEANFDATLKKQYKGEALFIRALTYFNMYRLWGGIPMTNKVVTVAEALKIGRSSDQQVYDFLVGDLNQVINESMLPSSYTSTDMGRVTSGAAMALLGKIYLTFHKWTEARNVLSQLIGKYSLMTTPDQVFDVNNKMNDEIIFAVRFNKDVEGEGHGYWFSIINLTDDTNQTKALKECYKDGDKRKDLITYVKVEDKVCVMNKFKDVKSATYNTVGNDQVILRYADVLLMYAEALNEISYSNLQNSEALVALNAVHTRAGLSPILITELPDQDSFRNAIMLERQQEFPYEGQRWFDLVRMGGAKEAMKAEGHIIQDYQFLYPIPKTELERINNTELLWQNTGY; from the coding sequence ATGAAAAAATATAAACTAATACTATTCTTGTCAGCTGCTTTTTTATCAGTTGCCTGTACAGATAGTTTCTTCGATTTGGAACCAAGTAGCAGTGTGCCTACCGATAAGGTATATAAGACAGCAGACGATTTTAATGTAGCTGTGATGGGATGTTACTCTAAATTGCAGACGCAGGTTTCTTATTTTACGGAGTGTTGCGAATATCGGAGTGATAATTTGACATTGAGCGCACCTACTGCCGGAACGCAGGACCGTTATGATATTGATCAGTTTGCAGATAAAGCTTCTAACGGCATTCTGGAAGATGCTTGGGCGAATTTTAATAACGGAGTCTATCGTTGTAATCTTATATTAGATAGGATTGATGAAGCCAACTTTGACGCTACTCTGAAAAAACAATATAAAGGAGAAGCCCTTTTCATTCGTGCACTTACCTATTTTAATATGTACCGTCTGTGGGGAGGAATACCGATGACTAATAAAGTAGTGACAGTGGCCGAAGCTCTAAAAATCGGGCGTAGTTCAGACCAACAGGTTTATGATTTCCTTGTCGGTGATTTGAATCAGGTTATTAATGAAAGTATGTTGCCGTCTTCTTATACAAGTACGGATATGGGACGAGTGACTTCCGGTGCTGCAATGGCACTGCTTGGCAAGATTTACCTCACCTTCCATAAATGGACGGAAGCTCGCAATGTATTATCTCAATTAATAGGTAAGTATTCTTTGATGACTACTCCGGACCAGGTTTTTGATGTAAATAATAAAATGAATGATGAGATTATTTTTGCTGTTCGTTTTAATAAAGATGTTGAAGGAGAAGGGCATGGATACTGGTTCTCTATCATTAACCTGACCGATGATACCAATCAGACAAAGGCGCTGAAAGAATGTTATAAAGACGGGGATAAGCGCAAAGATTTGATTACTTATGTAAAGGTGGAAGATAAAGTCTGTGTCATGAATAAATTTAAGGATGTCAAGAGTGCGACTTATAACACTGTTGGTAATGACCAGGTTATTCTCCGTTATGCCGATGTCTTGTTGATGTATGCGGAAGCTTTGAATGAAATCAGTTACAGTAATTTGCAGAATTCAGAAGCCCTGGTTGCTTTGAATGCCGTACATACCCGTGCCGGCTTGTCTCCGATTCTGATTACGGAATTACCCGATCAGGATAGTTTCCGTAATGCGATTATGCTGGAACGTCAACAGGAATTTCCTTATGAGGGACAGCGTTGGTTTGATTTGGTACGTATGGGAGGTGCTAAGGAGGCCATGAAAGCAGAAGGACATATTATTCAGGATTACCAGTTCCTGTATCCTATTCCCAAAACGGAATTGGAAAGAATAAACAACACAGAATTGTTGTGGCAGAATACGGGATATTAA
- a CDS encoding PQQ-binding-like beta-propeller repeat protein — protein sequence MKKIIYSLLFILTVVFTACEEDLPKASFDLYELKSLAATAGDMNVTLSWEAYENARPNEYLILWTSGSSDAEGGEMTVDAKTMTATINNLVNDVAYTFSVQPRYTGGLASKTTAACTPKNARYPISGLTAAAGNERVRLRWTKPASERFTRYQVTVNPGNQIINLDDTSLEEYIVDGLTNDQEYTFNIVCVYPTGNSIPVETSATPGLIYPILANTELVVWEPCAFAYNDMYFMAGEVKSVSWDFGDGTTSGENNPVHAFATTGTYTVAVTVTYVNNTTESGSLAVTVGNYKWNSVDLNFGGLTGYVKTSNPVFSPDGKTMYIPTSTPAGHLFAIDVVSGEFKWVFAISKITYGGGALVAPDGTIYQCVKNATINNVYAINPNGTQKWAAKLDAAVGAFPALSVDGVLYCLTNKSTLYALDASSGVIKWQQSLDGAIGSAVAIDKAGNVYAGTSAAIYAFKPNKDQIWKLEEVNVTEQATFALKDQMLYATLKGGGLVAVDMTNGTKKWTYPTTKGDAYFPIVDKNGNIYFTEKGSQTVHAVNAGGAKIWEKNVGNNLNYSGGALSTDGILYIGTQSNNKVLGLDTTNGNIVFEETVGQQVMAAVTIGPDKRLYCGTIGSGNIGAVKAFAVNKTLETDSWSIRGGDIQGTNRQK from the coding sequence ATGAAAAAAATAATATATAGCTTGTTGTTTATTCTTACAGTAGTTTTTACTGCTTGTGAAGAAGATCTGCCAAAAGCGAGTTTCGATTTATATGAACTGAAGTCACTGGCGGCAACAGCCGGAGATATGAATGTGACTCTTTCTTGGGAGGCATACGAAAATGCCCGGCCTAATGAATATTTGATTCTTTGGACTTCCGGATCGTCAGATGCGGAAGGAGGTGAGATGACTGTGGATGCAAAAACAATGACTGCCACAATCAATAATCTGGTGAATGATGTTGCTTACACTTTTTCTGTACAGCCTCGTTATACAGGAGGACTGGCCAGTAAAACGACCGCTGCCTGTACGCCGAAGAATGCAAGATACCCGATTTCTGGTCTGACGGCAGCAGCCGGCAATGAAAGAGTACGTTTGAGATGGACAAAACCTGCCAGTGAACGTTTTACCCGTTATCAGGTTACTGTTAATCCGGGCAATCAGATTATCAATCTGGATGATACTTCATTGGAAGAATACATTGTTGACGGGCTGACTAACGATCAGGAATATACGTTCAATATAGTCTGTGTCTATCCCACAGGCAATTCTATTCCGGTGGAAACTTCAGCTACTCCGGGATTGATCTATCCTATTCTTGCCAATACGGAACTGGTCGTGTGGGAACCTTGCGCCTTTGCTTATAACGATATGTATTTTATGGCAGGTGAAGTGAAATCGGTAAGCTGGGATTTTGGTGATGGTACGACATCAGGAGAAAACAACCCTGTACATGCATTTGCTACTACCGGAACTTATACAGTAGCTGTTACGGTGACTTATGTAAATAACACGACCGAGTCGGGTAGTCTGGCTGTTACAGTCGGCAATTATAAATGGAATTCTGTCGATTTGAACTTTGGCGGACTTACCGGATATGTAAAGACTTCCAATCCGGTGTTCTCTCCGGATGGAAAAACAATGTACATCCCAACATCTACTCCTGCAGGGCATTTATTTGCTATTGATGTAGTGAGCGGTGAATTCAAATGGGTGTTTGCTATCAGTAAGATAACGTATGGTGGAGGTGCGTTGGTGGCTCCTGATGGTACCATATACCAGTGTGTAAAAAATGCTACTATTAATAATGTATATGCAATAAATCCGAACGGGACTCAAAAGTGGGCGGCTAAATTGGATGCTGCGGTAGGTGCTTTTCCTGCATTGTCTGTCGATGGTGTTCTCTATTGTCTTACCAATAAGAGTACGTTGTATGCTCTCGATGCATCCAGTGGCGTTATAAAATGGCAACAATCCCTTGACGGAGCAATAGGTAGTGCGGTAGCTATTGATAAAGCCGGAAATGTTTATGCGGGTACAAGTGCTGCTATTTATGCTTTTAAACCGAATAAGGATCAGATATGGAAATTGGAAGAAGTAAATGTGACAGAACAGGCTACGTTTGCTTTGAAAGATCAGATGCTTTATGCGACGTTGAAAGGAGGCGGACTTGTTGCTGTCGATATGACAAACGGGACAAAGAAATGGACATATCCGACCACGAAAGGAGATGCCTATTTCCCGATTGTAGATAAAAATGGTAATATCTATTTTACGGAGAAAGGATCGCAAACAGTTCATGCTGTGAATGCCGGCGGGGCTAAAATCTGGGAGAAAAATGTAGGCAACAATTTGAATTACAGTGGAGGTGCCTTGAGTACGGATGGTATTCTTTATATAGGTACTCAATCGAATAACAAAGTATTGGGACTTGATACCACTAATGGAAACATCGTCTTTGAAGAGACTGTAGGACAACAAGTCATGGCAGCTGTTACTATTGGTCCGGACAAACGGCTTTATTGTGGTACGATCGGATCTGGTAATATCGGTGCTGTCAAAGCGTTTGCTGTCAATAAGACTTTGGAGACAGACTCTTGGAGTATTCGTGGGGGTGATATTCAAGGTACAAACCGTCAAAAGTAA